In Alosa sapidissima isolate fAloSap1 chromosome 5, fAloSap1.pri, whole genome shotgun sequence, the genomic stretch atatatatatatatatatatatatatataaatatattcatatataaGGACAAATTAATATTCTAAAGTTTGAATTTCTCATTGTTAGTTATACATTAAACAAGCCCAGATCTGAAATTCATGTATGATGTGAATAAACTTACCCGTCTTCAACTGTATTCCACTCTCTAGCTGATTATTAGATATTATTATTAGGTAGGTATCTGATTATTAGATTAGGTTTTCTGATTCATCGAAGATGGTGTATCCAGTCCACAGACAGACGGACTGTCCTCCACTAAGCAGAGGCTGACCAGCCACAGCAACAGGCATGTTATGAGATCGCTGCTTCAGAAGTCAAATGAGACGGAGTTGCTAGCAAGACTGCCCACCACCAGGGCACAGAGAATGACCCGCgcaagtggaggaggaggggagagagggaacaagagaggagagggggagagagggagagagagaacaagagaggagagggggagagagagaacaagagaggagagggggagagagggagagagagaggagggggagagagagaacaagagaggagagggggagagagagaacaagagaggagagggggagagagggagagagagaacaagagaggagagggggagagagagaacaagagaggagagggggagagagagaacaagagaggagagggggagagagagaacaagagagaagagggggagagaggggaaaagaaagaacaagagaggagaggggaagagagaacaagagaggagagggggagagaatgagagaagagggggagagagaatgagagaagagggggagagaatgagagaagagggggagagagggaaagaaagagaacaacAGGAGGAGAAAGGGGTGAAGAAATGGGTTGGGGgttgtaagagagaaagaggatgtgtgtgtgtgtgagagagagagagaggatgtgtgtgacagagagagggaaagacagagtatgtgtgtgtgtgtgagagagaaagaatgtgtatgtgtgtgtgtgtgagagagaatgtgtatgtgtgtgtgagagagagatactgtatgtgtgtgtgtgagagattgtgtgtgtgtgtgagagagatcatgtgtgtgtgagagggagaatgtgtatgtgtgtgtgatagagagattgtgtgtgtatgtgtgtgtgagagatcatgtgtgtgtgagagagagagaatgtgcaagAGGGAGCGTATGACTGATTGCTGCAATTATTCTACATTTTGGGAATGCAGTTTCCAGCTCTTCAGACCTGTAATCAGTAGCCGCTGCCTCATCAATAGAGACGTGTGGAACAACAGGGTTGCCTCTGTGTGCACTTgctgtcttcacacacacacacacacacacacacacacacactcagagcagaGGGTTTCTGTGTTTCCCCTCGTCACGCTATAGTTGTGCTTTGTcacctgtgtgctgtgtgtctgtgttttttgtcacctgtgtgtgtgtgtgctgcccagATCAAACAGGTGGGTGTGCTTTGCCCCCTCTGACCCTCCCCAATTTGACTTTCATCACGGGCACTCTGGCTCTACGGGTCAGCCTGAGTCCAGCGCCATTGAGCGCGTGGTCAGGGGTAGAGCCAGGTGCTccctcacgtgtgtgtgtgtgtgctgcccagCGCATGGTCAGGGGCAGAGCCAGGTGCTCCCTCACAAGGAGCCGGTGCATCAAAGCAGCACTGCCCATTGCCCTGCCCCTCGGCTGTTATGTTTCTGTCTGGAAATATTCTTTCTATAAAAAACAGCAGCATGTTTAACAACTAGGCAAGAGGTACTTTTTTTATAAAGCTGACAACAGCTCATCAGCAGAGTCTGGGCCAAATAGGCCTTCATCTTTCAAGTCATCAAGGGACGGCATGAATCTGCATGATAATGAGACCCTCGCAGGTGCTCTCTGCTCATCTGCATGCTGGCCAGGGCGCGCGGGAGCTGCCTCTCTCGGCCTCATCTTCATACGCATTGTTCAGGAAATCTCATGTCTCATTTGATGGCCATCTTATGTTTCACCTGCTTATCTGTGACATTCTGAAATAAAACAATCTTAGAAAAGACTACTAGAGCACCTCAACCATATCAGTGTAGAACTACTTACCAATACCCTGATTATATCAAAATGTTACAAACCTTGCACAATCTTTTATATGTAGTTAGGTAAAGTTAGGCTTTTTTTTCACCAATCTGCAAAAATATTTCttaccaatagctttttttttactctgtgttcctataggtgtctagtaacatctcccaatttatccacggccaaatcctcggggaaacacctggagagcccatcaagtttggggtgcccagagggactgggcgaaaataatgaaaacatttatcatgctgaatctatcccagccattagttttgagtaaaaatgactccaagtccataaaaaatccataacaagtggttttattgaacaattacaaaacaaaacttcctgaattggtttaaaatgtatttgttatGGATTTTTGTTTTATGGACTTGGAGTCACCTTTACTCAAAACTAATGGTTGGGATAGATTCATAATGATAATtgtttatattatttttgcccAGACCCTTGCAGATTGGCGAACAAGATGCCTAATGACATTGAGGGCCTTTAACATTCAGCTGCATCAAACCCCCAACAGGTGCTCAAACTCTTTCACAATGAAGAGCTATAAATATTGAAAACAGAAGCTGAAGTATAACagtgttatttatttacaatattattattgttgttgtttttgtttacatatTTGATATCTAATACGGGCTTGAAAGAAAACACCAGTATCATAGTTTCAAATCAATAACTATATtacaaaaagataaaaacaagaTGCAAAATTACACCATAAATCAGATCTCATTAAAATGGTACGAAAACAATATAAATTATGAAATgttaaaaaagtgagaaagacaaATCCTTGTGTTGCTGTCCTCCAGTAAggcaagagagggggagagagagagagagaagaggtagagagagctagagagagagtagaggtagatagaaagagaaagagagagagagagagtagagagagagagtagaggtagatagaaagagagagagctagagagacagtagaggtagagagagagatgttaatGCTTTGCCAATATTGTACAATgcacagtcatgccaataaagctcactgaattgaattgaattgaattgaattgaattgagagagagagagagagagagagaggatcttAGAGGAGGGACCCAGAGTCCAGGGCCTGCACTCGGGCAGCAAACAGCAGGACCTGCTTCTCCACCTCAGTGTTCAGCTGCCTCTGGGAGGCGCTTGGATTCTTCTGGACATAGTCAGCAATCTGCAGAATGCACTCTTTCTGTAGGGGAAGCATTATAGGGGTCAGTCACGCTTATCTGCACAGATGGAGGACCATGCAGTCTTGTAAGACATATGGAGTTATTTACAATCAGGAGAGAGAACCACAGAGTTAAGTCGTGATATGACACATTCAAACTACTCTGATACAACTTCATACATTGCAACCTCAAGACAATTGTCTATGATACATCACAATATCTGTGCACTGTAACTGAAAAAGCAAAATACCCATTACAAAGGATTTGAAACCATGTACAACAAGGTGTATGGAGTCTTAGCTTAGCGTCCCTTTAAGAGCACTGGAATCCTCCTGTTAAAAGCCTATTCTGATGGAATGCCCTCACTGTTTAATGCACTATAAAGAGCTCTCTAGACATGCGGGTGGAGGGAGAGTGATGCTCTGGAAATCTGAATGGCTCTGTGAATAAATTGGTTCTAACTGCATTTGGTGCCAGTAGGCTGATATGAGCAGCTGGAGGATATTTCATGTTGATTTTTACCCCACCCCGTTCATCTAAGAAAACGAACCGAAATGGAACAATTAATTTGTTACGTACCCACTATATACTGTAACTAGATATTCGAAATGTCAACCAAACTGAAAATAGCGTTCACCTTGTAAGCCTCTACTTTCCCCTGTCCAGTCAATCTGTTGAAAATCTCCCGTCCTACTTGCAGTTGGGTGATGGCAGTCAGTATGTCTTTACTCTGAGTAGTATCAGACTTCAGCCAGTTCAGCAATGCCAACTGTTCAAATGAGATGGTCAAAACACATGTTATCACGTATGGATCATATATTGATCCATTATAATAAAGGGTGTTTTTGATCAACAATTTGACTACATAGTCAATATGTTCATCCCCTATTAGGAAATAAGGTTAGTTAACaagacatccaacttccactaACGTTGCTTCgcgcaaaataaataaataatgttgaCAGTGTCTACATTAAATACAAGGTAATACATATCTTGTATATAAGCCCAATATAATTAATTTGAGTAGTCATATCTTTATCATAATTAATCATATTTCTATTAGCCTAACTGGCTAACCTTCGCTGCTATCGCTAGTTAACGTTACTCACTTGTTGAATTAGCTGGGCATTGGTCATCTCGCCCGCAGCATTTCCTGGAGCTGCCATGGTATAATCTTTGTGCACTAAATATCCTGCTAACTGCTTTCTTCTAGTCTATATTTAATCACAAATGTACCAGCCTCGCCCACCGTCTCAGCTAGCAAGgtagtcagagaatgtctaccGTTCTGTTTATTTCCTGTTTGGGTTATTTTTCTCCGTCTTACAGAACTACTGCCCCCTGCCGGCTGCAGCGCATTCACCATGCTTGCTCAACTTCCCCCCCTGGTAGTTATGTCAAATTTGAACCTTACATAATTCAACTCAAGGATGTGCAATAGCTATATATATGTATTCATAGGTACTTACCTCTATGTACATTATATTGTTTTACAATATTTGTTTTGTGTCAAGTGGATGTGATCTTTTGGTCATAAAATATTAACCAGATTTGTGACTGTTACAACCATAGACTGTGTTACAACCAGTAGGCCCAAATTATCAATGGTGTAGAAAAGCAgtgtttgttttattatttatttttaaatacattACACAATCAGTAATGTAGACAGTGTCCTTCACAACAGTGTTC encodes the following:
- the LOC121709815 gene encoding uncharacterized protein LOC121709815; this encodes MAAPGNAAGEMTNAQLIQQLALLNWLKSDTTQSKDILTAITQLQVGREIFNRLTGQGKVEAYKKECILQIADYVQKNPSASQRQLNTEVEKQVLLFAARVQALDSGSLL